In Amaranthus tricolor cultivar Red isolate AtriRed21 chromosome 5, ASM2621246v1, whole genome shotgun sequence, a genomic segment contains:
- the LOC130814191 gene encoding uncharacterized protein LOC130814191 → MCMFCVIQKWSRRVATMLPWLVIPLIGLWALSQLLPPAFRFEITSPRLACVFVLLVTLFWYEVLMPQLSAWRVRRNARLRERKRNEALELQKLKKTATRKCRNCLTPYRDQNPGGGKFMCSYCGHISKRPVLDLPVPPGISNSGIIKDLFGKGGKILNGKPWSDNVSLCNQEWMENGSWVVNRSFPVRSSFPPRRNNAGFFGRNEPCLAEKSYSGGYFFTCKLLTSFLLSIRWLMRKLFRISSSEDSLSDSDHMGMMSKKENGSAGPESRGEKARRKAEEKRQARLEKELLEEEERKQREEVARLVEERRRLRDEKIEAENRAKGTSSLREKDNKREAEKRRQERRKEKDKGSSKSNSDVDELDKKAGKENDWKRESDRKNETDRRESPKSGVDSVKGQTSETGYNAKSSFTNSFSRGNVGSRYLDRMRGTFLSSSKAFTGSGFFGKAAPSAGSASKEIKSNSSVEPSLVSNSKRDILPSERHPGRTVIHADDKSNPHPVSSDAQRKTQPKSWQQLFTQTPSHPNVTSRPSAKSQPEGQSTQHLGSISSASFYDNPINLPSPFMLPSFSSGLLTNNSSLPGAKDPFFSGGLNKPHDLLPEEPELFEDPCYEPDPVSLLGPVSESLDNFQLDRGNSFVKDDFEKSSPLINVSSPLEITRPSPIESPLSRLRVGDEKPINPSHFSSSPRALDTNNFPAPELNDVNDKGTWHMWNSSPLGPDGLSLVGNSASWITSLERSRLKNDDMMHQSPQKTMASLFTKEGYSASGTHSPQHLFMGNAQSCNPFGVSVPSPNDQDQWMHKAFFPPLCSSESHRPISPPEETLEKPIIFGSPNRVAADALDPSTAKCWSNTEWSVPGSDSNEWSLPCTGEGVRNPSVVRPPIGGLYSHPDVQSLWSFE, encoded by the exons ATGTGTATGTTCTGTGTGATTCAGAAGTGGTCGCGAAGGGTTGCTACTATGCTGCCTTGGTTAGTCATTCCGCTTATTGGGTTATGGGCTTTATCTCAGCTGTTACCGCCTGCATTTAGGTTTGAGATCACGTCACCGAGGTTGGCTTGTGTGTTTGTGTTGTTGGTTACTTTGTTCTGGTATGAGGTATTGATGCCGCAATTGTCTGCTTGGCGAGTGCGAAGAAATGCTCGGTTGAGGGAGAGAAAGAGGAATGAGGCGTTGGAATTGCAGAAGTTGAAGAAAACTGCCACTAGGAAGTGTAGGAATTGTTTGACACCTTACAGAGATCAAAATCCTGGTGGGGGGAAGTTTATGTGCTCTTATTGTGGACATATATCAAAGAGACCTGTTTTAGATTTGCCTGTTCCTCCTGGGATTTCAAATTCTGGAATTATTAAGGATTTGTTTGGAAAGGGAGGGAAGATTTTGAATGGGAAGCCGTGGTCAGACAATGTGTCCCTTTGCAATCAAGAATGGATGGAGAATGGGAGTTGGGTTGTTAATAGGTCATTTCCTGTTAGGTCTTCTTTTCCTCCACGGAGGAATAATGCTGGATTTTTTGGAAGAAATGAACCTTGCTTGGCTGAGAAGTCTTATTCTGGTGGTTATTTTTTCACTTGCAAACTGTTGACATCATTTTTGCTGAGTATAAGGTGGCTTATGAGAAAACTCTTTAGAATTAGTTCGTCGGAGGATTCTTTATCAGATTCTGATCATATGGGAATGATGTCTAAGAAGGAAAATGGCAGTGCAGGTCCTGAGAGCAGAGGGGAGAAGGCTCGGCGAAAAGCTGAAGAGAAGCGGCAAGCGAGATTAGAGAAAGAACTGTTGGAGGAGGAAGAAAGAAAGCAAAGGGAGGAGGTAGCGAGATTGGTTGAGGAGCGCAGGAGGTTGCGGGATGAAAAGATAGAGGCTGAGAATCGTGCAAAAGGAACCTCTTCATTGAGGGAGAAAGACAATAAGAGGGAAGCTGAGAAAAGGAGGCAAGAGAGGCGAAAGGAAAAAGACAAAGGATCTAGTAAGAGCAACTCTGATGTTGACGAGTTGGACAAGAAAGCCGGGAAGGAAAATGACTGGAAACGGGAGAGCGATAGAAAGAATGAGACTGATCGACGTGAGTCACCAAAGTCTGGAGTAGACTCTGTGAAGGGCCAGACCAGTGAAACAGGTTATAATGCAAAGAGTAGTTTTACAAACAGTTTTAGTCGAGGGAATGTTGGTTCTAGATATTTAGACCGTATGAGAGGCACTTTTTTGTCTTCTTCTAAGGCATTTACTGGCAGTGGTTTTTTTGGCAAAGCTGCCCCATCTGCTGGTTCTGCTTCAAAAGAAATCAAGTCTAATAGTTCGGTTGAACCTTCTCTAGTTTCAAACAGCAAGCGTGATATTCTCCCATCAGAGCGTCATCCTGGGAGAACTGTTATACATGCTGATGATAAGAGCAATCCTCACCCT GTCTCTTCAGATGCGCAGCGTAAGACACAACCAAAGTCGTGGCAACAATTATTTACACAAACTCCTTCACATCCTAATGTAACTAGTAGACCAAGTGCAAAATCCCAACCAGAAGGTCAAAGTACTCAACATCTGGGCTCAATATCTTCTGCGTCGTTTTACGATAACCCAATTAATTTGCCTTCTCCCTTTATGCTGCCTTCCTTTTCAAGTGGGCTTCTGACTAATAACTCTAGCCTACCAGGGGCAAAAGACCCCTTTTTTTCTGGTGGTTTGAACAAACCTCATGATTTATTACCTGAAGAGCCAGAGTTGTTTGAGGACCCGTGTTATGAACCTGATCCTGTTTCACTTCTTGGTCCAGTTTCAGAATCACTTGATAATTTTCAGCTGGACCGAGGCAATAGCTTTGTAAAGGATGATTTTGAAAAATCTAGTCCTTTAATTAATGTTTCAAGTCCTTTGGAAATCACCAGACCTTCTCCAATTGAATCTCCCTTGTCAAGACTCAGAGTTGGTGATGAAAAGCCGATTAACCCTAGCCATTTCTCTAGTAGTCCTAGGGCCCTCGATACGAACAACTTTCCAGCTCCTGAGCTGAATGATGTAAATGATAAAGGAACATGGCATATGTGGAATTCTTCACCTCTTGGTCCTGATGGTTTGAGTTTAGTGGGAAATTCTGCCAGCTGGATTACATCACTAGAGCGAAGCAGACTGAAAAATGATGATATGATGCATCAATCTCCACAGAAGACTATGGCTTCTTTGTTTACAAAAGAAGGATATAGTGCTTCTGGAACACATTCTCCTCAGCATCTATTCATGGGGAATGCTCAAAGTTGTAATCCCTTTGGTGTCTCTGTTCCAAGTCCTAATGATCAAGATCAATGGATGCACAAGGCCTTTTTTCCACCTCTGTGTAGCAGTGAGAGTCATCGTCCAATTAGTCCCCCGGAAGAAACTTTAGAGAAGCCAATTATATTTGGGAGTCCTAACAGGGTTGCAGCCGATGCTCTTGATCCATCCACAGCTAAATGTTGGTCCAA